A single window of Leptospira semungkisensis DNA harbors:
- a CDS encoding sulfate adenylyltransferase subunit 1, producing MDLLRFITAGSVDDGKSTLIGRLLYDSKSVFQDQLEAIEKRDQVNGQINLALLTDGLKAEREQGITIDVAYKYFSTPKRKFIIADAPGHIQYTRNMVTGASNSDLAIILIDSRKGVIEQTYRHSYIASLLRIPHVIICVNKMDLVEFSQERFEEIKKDYINFASDLDFKGLEFIPISALNGDNVVDASPNMPWWKGKTLLGYLEDLELEEDENKHDARFPVQYVIRPQTEEHHDFRGYAGQVRSGVFKKGDDIVVLPNGHRSKIKSILTHEGEVEEAFAPMSVTILLEDEIDISRGDMIVTEKHVPNVSQDIDADLCWMDARALVPGNKYLFRQTTGSVKAAVREITFRIDIQTHHRLDASQLALNEIGRIKIRTAKPIAFDNYSENRGTGSFVLVDEGTNNTVGAGMITGSN from the coding sequence ATGGATTTATTGCGTTTTATCACTGCAGGAAGTGTAGACGACGGAAAGTCGACTCTTATCGGACGACTTCTTTATGATAGCAAGTCCGTATTCCAAGATCAATTGGAAGCGATCGAAAAAAGAGATCAGGTAAACGGCCAGATCAACTTAGCACTTCTTACTGACGGACTTAAGGCAGAAAGAGAGCAAGGGATTACGATCGACGTAGCTTATAAGTATTTCTCTACTCCAAAGAGAAAGTTTATCATCGCAGATGCACCTGGCCATATCCAGTATACTAGGAACATGGTGACCGGGGCATCTAACTCGGATTTAGCAATCATTCTGATCGATTCTCGCAAAGGAGTGATCGAGCAGACTTATAGACATTCTTATATCGCTTCTTTATTAAGAATTCCTCATGTGATCATCTGTGTAAATAAGATGGACTTGGTGGAATTCTCCCAAGAACGTTTTGAAGAGATCAAAAAGGATTATATCAATTTTGCTTCCGACTTGGATTTCAAAGGATTGGAATTTATTCCTATCTCCGCATTGAACGGAGACAATGTTGTGGACGCTTCTCCAAATATGCCTTGGTGGAAAGGAAAAACACTCTTAGGTTATTTAGAAGACTTAGAGTTGGAAGAAGACGAGAACAAGCACGATGCAAGATTTCCTGTGCAATATGTGATCCGTCCTCAAACGGAAGAACACCATGATTTCAGAGGATACGCAGGACAGGTTCGAAGCGGTGTATTTAAGAAGGGAGATGATATAGTCGTCCTTCCGAACGGTCACCGTTCCAAGATCAAATCCATTCTCACTCACGAAGGCGAGGTAGAAGAAGCATTCGCTCCTATGTCCGTGACCATTCTATTGGAAGACGAGATTGATATCAGTCGTGGAGACATGATCGTAACAGAGAAACATGTTCCGAATGTTTCTCAGGATATCGACGCGGATCTTTGCTGGATGGACGCGAGGGCTCTCGTTCCTGGAAATAAATATCTGTTTAGACAGACTACAGGCTCTGTCAAGGCCGCAGTGAGAGAGATTACTTTTAGGATAGATATTCAAACTCATCATAGACTGGATGCGTCACAACTCGCATTGAACGAGATCGGAAGGATCAAGATCCGTACTGCAAAGCCGATCGCATTCGACAATTACTCTGAGAA
- the cysD gene encoding sulfate adenylyltransferase subunit CysD yields the protein MTTRTRLSHLQQLEAESIYILREVAAQFERPALLFSGGKDSITLVHLALKAFRPGKFPFPLVHIDTGHNFPEALQFRDDLANRIGEKLIVRYVQDSIDQGKAVEEKGKFPSRNAIQTVTLLDTIAEFKFDACIGGARRDEEKARAKERVFSVRDEFGSWDPKLQRPELWNIYNGKIHVGENVRVFPISNWTELDVWEYIRSENIPLPSLYFSHKRQIVWRENVVFPVSEFVTLDSSDKVEEKTVRFRTVGDMTCTAAVESEANSLDDIIREIQTSRTTERGSRLDDKRSEAAMEERKRGGYF from the coding sequence ACGACTCGAACTCGTTTGTCGCATCTCCAACAACTAGAGGCGGAATCTATTTATATTTTGAGAGAAGTGGCTGCCCAATTCGAAAGGCCAGCGCTTCTATTCTCTGGGGGGAAGGATTCGATCACATTAGTCCACCTTGCTCTGAAGGCATTTCGTCCGGGCAAGTTTCCTTTTCCTTTGGTTCATATAGATACCGGTCATAATTTTCCGGAAGCATTACAATTTCGTGATGATCTTGCAAATCGTATCGGAGAAAAATTAATCGTAAGATACGTACAGGATTCCATCGACCAAGGAAAGGCAGTCGAGGAGAAGGGAAAATTCCCAAGTAGGAATGCAATCCAAACCGTAACACTCTTAGATACGATCGCAGAGTTTAAATTCGATGCATGCATTGGCGGCGCGAGAAGAGACGAAGAAAAGGCTCGTGCGAAAGAAAGAGTATTCTCCGTAAGAGACGAATTCGGCAGTTGGGATCCTAAACTTCAAAGACCTGAACTCTGGAATATCTATAACGGAAAGATCCATGTGGGCGAGAACGTGCGAGTTTTCCCGATTAGCAACTGGACTGAATTAGATGTGTGGGAATATATCCGTAGCGAGAACATCCCTCTTCCTTCATTATATTTTTCTCATAAACGTCAGATCGTGTGGAGAGAGAACGTGGTCTTCCCGGTTTCTGAATTCGTTACCTTGGATTCTTCCGATAAGGTAGAAGAGAAAACGGTACGATTTAGGACGGTGGGAGACATGACTTGTACTGCTGCCGTAGAATCGGAAGCAAACTCTCTGGATGATATTATCCGAGAGATCCAAACTTCCAGAACTACGGAGAGAGGATCCAGATTGGATGATAAAAGATCCGAAGCTGCGATGGAAGAGCGTAAAAGAGGCGGTTATTTCTGA